A genome region from Desulfobacterales bacterium includes the following:
- a CDS encoding ATP-binding cassette domain-containing protein yields MANPALKVEDIHKSFGTIKVLRGISIEAYEQDVISILGSSGSGKSTLLRCINLLETPTSGKVYVKGELIKMQELRSGERKAADRKQVERIRSKLAMVFQQFNLWAHMTVIQNVMEAPVNVLKVSKAEANERAEKLLQRVGLYEHRNYYPAHLSGGQMQRAAIARALAMEPDMLLFDEPTSALDPELVGEVLKVMQDLAEEGRTMLVVTHEMGFARNVSSRVIFLDSGLVEENGPPKQVFEHPKSDRFREFLVGAFD; encoded by the coding sequence ATGGCAAATCCCGCGCTCAAAGTCGAAGATATCCATAAAAGCTTCGGCACCATCAAAGTCTTAAGGGGCATATCCATAGAGGCCTACGAGCAAGACGTCATATCCATTTTGGGCAGCAGCGGTTCCGGCAAAAGCACGCTGCTGCGCTGCATTAATCTGCTGGAAACCCCCACATCCGGCAAGGTCTACGTCAAAGGCGAGCTCATTAAAATGCAGGAGCTGCGCTCGGGAGAGCGTAAGGCGGCGGACCGCAAACAGGTGGAGCGCATCCGCTCCAAACTGGCCATGGTCTTCCAGCAATTCAATTTGTGGGCCCACATGACCGTTATCCAAAACGTGATGGAAGCCCCGGTAAATGTGCTCAAAGTTTCCAAGGCCGAAGCGAACGAAAGGGCTGAAAAACTATTGCAGCGTGTCGGTCTGTATGAACATCGCAACTATTACCCTGCCCATCTATCGGGCGGCCAGATGCAGCGCGCGGCCATCGCGCGGGCCCTGGCCATGGAACCGGACATGCTGCTCTTTGATGAGCCGACCTCCGCCCTTGATCCGGAGCTGGTGGGTGAAGTGCTTAAAGTGATGCAGGATTTAGCCGAAGAAGGGCGCACCATGCTGGTGGTCACACATGAAATGGGATTTGCGCGTAATGTTTCCAGCCGGGTCATCTTTTTAGATTCGGGCCTGGTCGAGGAAAATGGACCCCCCAAGCAGGTTTTCGAACATCCCAAGTCGGATCGCTTTCGGGAATTTTTAGTCGGTGCTTTTGACTAG
- a CDS encoding transporter substrate-binding domain-containing protein, translated as MRKLCALLMAVLISILLAAPAVVADWKQIKIATEGAYPPWNYFDESGKLVGFEIELIKDLCGRMNVECEIVTQKWRSIIEGLNKGKYDAIIAAMSITEPRKKLVTFSRSYADTPNIFVVRKDNPIASFQSELEHLTLDDISPAEQSALDALINAFKGKIIGVQVATINQKFADAYLGEHAEIRIYDFQHTVDLELYQGRLDALIGGMAYWVPLLKSDQGKEYTIVGPQMTGGPFGSGIGVAVRKKNQDLADMFSKAIDAALRDGTVKKLAIEWFTFDTSAPQ; from the coding sequence ATGCGCAAACTATGCGCTTTGTTGATGGCCGTGCTGATTTCCATATTACTGGCGGCCCCGGCTGTTGTCGCTGATTGGAAGCAAATCAAAATTGCAACCGAAGGCGCCTATCCCCCCTGGAATTATTTTGACGAATCCGGCAAACTGGTCGGATTTGAAATCGAGCTGATCAAAGATCTGTGTGGGCGCATGAATGTAGAGTGTGAAATCGTTACCCAGAAATGGCGCAGTATCATCGAGGGGCTGAATAAGGGGAAATATGACGCCATTATTGCGGCCATGTCGATTACCGAGCCGCGTAAAAAATTGGTCACATTCTCGCGCAGCTATGCCGATACACCCAATATTTTTGTGGTGCGCAAAGACAACCCCATTGCCAGCTTCCAATCCGAGCTTGAGCATTTGACGCTGGATGATATCAGCCCCGCAGAGCAGTCCGCGCTGGACGCCCTTATTAATGCATTTAAGGGCAAAATCATCGGGGTCCAGGTGGCCACCATCAATCAAAAATTTGCCGATGCGTATCTGGGCGAGCATGCTGAAATTCGCATTTATGATTTCCAGCACACCGTTGACCTGGAGCTTTACCAGGGTCGCCTGGACGCGCTGATAGGGGGTATGGCCTACTGGGTGCCGCTGCTCAAATCCGATCAGGGCAAGGAGTATACGATCGTCGGCCCCCAGATGACCGGCGGGCCTTTTGGCAGTGGCATTGGCGTGGCCGTCCGTAAAAAGAATCAGGACCTGGCCGATATGTTTTCAAAGGCCATTGACGCAGCGCTGCGTGACGGAACCGTTAAAAAACTGGCCATCGAGTGGTTTACCTTCGACACTTCAGCACCGCAATAG
- a CDS encoding ABC transporter permease — protein sequence MSQVVAYFPLILKGMLLTVEVALLSLLIAILLGLIGAVAKLSKSRIAKAIAGTYTTIIRGIPDLVLMTLIFFGGQILVNNFGEKLGWDYIDVDPFIAGVLTIGFIFGAYFAESFRGGILAVARGEIEAGYAFGMTPLQVFFRITLPAMVRHALPGIGNNWLVMVKTTALVSVIGLQDMVYNAGLAGGSTRKPFTFYCVVAFLFLVITGFSDVGMRWLDKKYSVGVRKA from the coding sequence ATGTCTCAGGTTGTTGCCTATTTTCCGCTGATTCTGAAAGGAATGCTGCTGACCGTCGAAGTGGCCTTATTATCCCTGTTGATTGCTATTTTGCTGGGATTGATCGGTGCGGTGGCCAAGCTTTCCAAATCCCGCATTGCCAAAGCGATCGCGGGCACCTACACCACCATCATCAGGGGCATACCCGATCTGGTCCTGATGACCCTTATCTTTTTCGGTGGCCAGATTCTGGTCAACAATTTCGGTGAAAAACTGGGGTGGGATTATATCGATGTGGATCCTTTTATCGCCGGTGTCCTCACCATCGGTTTTATTTTTGGTGCCTATTTCGCGGAGTCCTTCCGGGGGGGGATACTGGCCGTAGCCCGCGGAGAAATCGAGGCCGGATACGCCTTTGGTATGACGCCGTTGCAGGTTTTTTTCCGAATTACCTTGCCGGCCATGGTGCGGCATGCCCTGCCGGGAATCGGCAATAACTGGCTGGTGATGGTCAAGACCACCGCACTGGTTTCGGTGATCGGCTTGCAGGATATGGTTTACAACGCCGGCCTGGCCGGCGGCTCCACCCGCAAACCATTTACATTTTATTGCGTAGTGGCTTTTTTGTTTCTGGTCATCACGGGCTTTTCCGATGTGGGCATGCGATGGCTGGATAAAAAGTACAGTGTTGGGGTGCGCAAAGCTTAA
- a CDS encoding ABC transporter permease, giving the protein MDFQVIIDNLPLYLQGLKTTIVLVVASLILGLVLAIPIALLATSKRKWVAALPKAYIYFFRGTPLLVQMFMIYHGMGQFEAVRESFLWVIFQHAWACALVAFALNTAGYTGEILRGTIEQTPYGEIEAAKSVGMSNAQIYRRIILPSTFRRALPAYGNEVIFMLHGSSLAGLITIVDLFGAAKVVNARNFVPFESFIAAGIFYLAITFMIVWGFKKAEHYWHAYLRPRES; this is encoded by the coding sequence ATGGATTTTCAGGTTATCATAGATAATTTACCGCTGTATCTTCAAGGGTTGAAAACCACTATTGTTTTGGTTGTTGCCTCGTTGATATTGGGATTGGTTCTGGCGATACCCATTGCCCTGCTGGCAACATCAAAACGCAAATGGGTGGCTGCACTGCCCAAGGCTTACATATATTTTTTCCGGGGCACACCACTGCTGGTCCAGATGTTTATGATTTACCACGGCATGGGGCAGTTTGAGGCGGTGCGCGAAAGTTTTTTGTGGGTCATCTTCCAGCATGCCTGGGCCTGCGCCCTGGTGGCCTTTGCGCTGAATACCGCCGGCTATACGGGCGAGATCCTGCGGGGCACCATCGAGCAAACCCCTTACGGCGAAATCGAAGCCGCCAAGTCGGTGGGCATGTCCAATGCCCAGATTTATCGCCGTATTATCTTGCCCAGCACTTTCAGACGGGCCCTGCCCGCCTATGGCAACGAAGTCATCTTCATGCTGCATGGCAGCTCTTTGGCGGGGCTGATCACCATTGTCGACCTATTCGGTGCGGCTAAAGTTGTCAACGCCCGCAATTTTGTGCCGTTTGAATCGTTTATCGCCGCCGGGATTTTTTATCTGGCGATCACGTTTATGATCGTCTGGGGATTCAAAAAAGCCGAACATTACTGGCATGCTTATCTGCGCCCGCGCGAAAGCTAG